In Porphyromonas cangingivalis, a genomic segment contains:
- a CDS encoding (Fe-S)-binding protein → MKIGLFIPCYINAVYPNVGIACYKLLKGLGLDVDYPLDQTCCGQPMANAGFEGNSLELAKRFETLFEGYDYIVGPSASCVAFVKENHPRILGDHDHECTTEKRIYDITEFVHDVIKPQHLSASFPHKVSIHNSCHGVRELGLSSPSELTTPYFNKIRALLEKVQGIEVVEPGRIDECCGFGGMFSVEEPEVSVCMGKDKVRDHMATGAEYITGADSSCLMHMQGVIDREQLPIRTIHFLEILAGQ, encoded by the coding sequence ATGAAGATTGGACTATTTATCCCCTGCTACATCAATGCCGTGTACCCCAATGTAGGCATAGCTTGCTACAAGCTCCTCAAGGGGTTGGGGCTGGATGTGGACTATCCATTGGATCAGACGTGTTGCGGACAACCGATGGCCAATGCGGGGTTCGAGGGCAATTCCTTGGAGCTCGCCAAACGCTTTGAGACCCTCTTCGAGGGCTATGACTACATCGTCGGGCCAAGTGCCAGCTGTGTCGCCTTTGTCAAAGAAAATCATCCTCGCATCCTCGGAGACCATGATCACGAGTGCACGACAGAGAAGCGTATCTACGACATCACCGAGTTTGTCCACGATGTCATCAAACCCCAACACCTCTCAGCCTCCTTCCCCCATAAAGTAAGTATACACAACAGCTGTCACGGTGTACGTGAGCTCGGGCTGTCATCTCCATCGGAGCTTACCACCCCTTATTTCAACAAGATACGTGCCCTACTCGAAAAAGTGCAGGGGATAGAGGTCGTCGAGCCCGGCCGGATCGACGAGTGTTGCGGCTTCGGCGGTATGTTTTCGGTCGAAGAGCCGGAAGTCTCCGTCTGTATGGGTAAGGACAAGGTGAGAGACCACATGGCGACAGGGGCGGAGTACATCACGGGGGCAGATAGCTCGTGCCTCATGCACATGCAGGGCGTCATAGACAGAGAGCAACTACCGATCCGTACGATACATTTTCTCGAAATCTTAGCAGGGCAATAA
- a CDS encoding metallophosphoesterase family protein, which yields MAKTKYKKTKITLIIILVLLIASGVLLKMRWSAWFANSPEDPYTVPDSIARVTIVPGQAFETERTVSWLCGEEERPATLAFRALKDSLVDTAWQVIEASGDVIRSRSGQGAYYHAHLSRLTPGEVYQLRLRVGEDHEKVLSMAMPAMLDSVMNFVYLGDVQDPDGEMSTGLFDLFRGQAGSVRPDFFALAGDQIEGPTDEYWRVWYDSWKGYTDEMPMIVSTGNHEYLKKGFARELDPRWVPQYNYPANGPEDFEGRSYYVDFPLARFVVIDSNGINSPSDIWNHRAWLKEVLKASTQPWQIVMYHHAVHCVRAGRSHPVMQYIFKPILVEYGADLVLQGHDHAYSRITTPAEDGGRTAPVYLISCSSPKLYRNGFAPIHDRLGSGIQLYQTVRVTPDTIHYTSLQYTGEVYDELVLAREAGTGKITVTDKATHIPELFLFDNFSSSKKGQKKAKAYADAVEKRLKSRS from the coding sequence ATGGCAAAGACCAAGTACAAGAAAACGAAGATCACACTCATTATTATATTGGTGCTCCTCATAGCCTCGGGCGTCCTGCTCAAGATGCGGTGGAGCGCATGGTTTGCAAACAGTCCCGAAGACCCTTACACGGTGCCCGACAGTATTGCACGAGTGACGATAGTGCCGGGACAGGCTTTCGAGACGGAACGCACGGTCTCTTGGCTCTGTGGCGAGGAGGAGCGACCTGCGACCCTCGCTTTCAGAGCACTCAAGGATAGCCTTGTCGATACGGCATGGCAGGTGATCGAGGCTTCGGGCGATGTGATCCGAAGTCGTTCGGGGCAGGGTGCGTACTATCACGCCCATCTCTCTCGACTGACACCGGGAGAGGTCTATCAGCTCCGTCTGCGTGTCGGTGAGGATCACGAGAAAGTCCTCAGTATGGCTATGCCTGCGATGCTCGACTCGGTGATGAACTTCGTCTATCTCGGTGATGTCCAAGATCCGGATGGAGAGATGAGCACCGGGCTTTTTGACCTTTTCAGAGGACAGGCGGGTAGTGTCCGTCCCGACTTTTTTGCCCTTGCAGGGGATCAGATCGAAGGACCCACGGATGAGTATTGGCGTGTGTGGTACGACTCTTGGAAGGGGTACACTGACGAGATGCCCATGATCGTCTCGACAGGCAACCACGAGTACCTCAAGAAGGGATTTGCTCGAGAACTTGACCCACGCTGGGTGCCACAGTATAATTATCCTGCCAACGGCCCCGAAGATTTCGAGGGGCGTAGTTATTATGTCGACTTCCCCCTTGCGCGCTTTGTCGTCATAGACAGCAACGGGATCAATTCGCCCTCTGATATATGGAATCACCGAGCATGGCTCAAGGAGGTGCTGAAGGCTTCGACACAACCTTGGCAGATCGTGATGTATCACCATGCGGTGCACTGTGTCCGTGCAGGGCGGAGTCATCCCGTGATGCAGTACATATTCAAACCCATCCTTGTCGAGTATGGCGCGGATCTCGTCCTTCAGGGGCACGATCATGCTTATTCGCGCATCACCACACCGGCTGAGGATGGGGGACGTACCGCTCCGGTCTACCTGATCAGTTGTAGTTCGCCAAAGCTCTACCGCAACGGCTTCGCTCCCATACATGATCGTCTCGGCTCAGGTATTCAGCTCTATCAGACTGTCAGAGTGACCCCCGACACGATCCACTATACTTCGCTACAATATACCGGCGAAGTCTATGACGAACTCGTCTTGGCTCGTGAGGCCGGTACCGGAAAGATCACCGTCACCGACAAGGCTACGCACATCCCGGAGTTGTTTTTGTTCGATAACTTCAGCTCAAGTAAGAAGGGGCAAAAGAAGGCGAAGGCTTATGCCGATGCCGTAGAGAAAAGGTTGAAGAGCAGATCGTGA
- a CDS encoding DUF5686 family protein: MRIVITVLRMLSGLLLPCLLTSSLHAQEYDWARLKRYRPTHPYDEDMGYVLLDMLSASESSRSPVLRRLPSIAFGPTVRVGCSTLLGLDGVANLFPDFNDVDGLWLGYEMQLDHSLSEGRKIMFRTSQNYTLKTRRWFSENNILIYHSPKRDGLLVLSGGHTSRETVHMAPYELFTEQYVGLPGTNSDIHHYRKWYVSTRHKLYLSPHFRYSALLQYEDRSPQVFGTDLVRHRALTSELRLIYNLKRNHKERPSYPTPIVMPAGQDGIEAGLTLRAGITPTKTEDTPFSEYKMWEVSLRSAQAFSPNHKVDFLIIGGSFWDQGWQSDADMRHFPRLSLMGRSNLGESWHTLPAEWMGTKRWMATGINYYANHFLLGLFLPVDEGLHLRSLHLSGNKDYIEGGYSVGFGRMARIGLFVGSDLVEPPNVAVRISLPFIYLISTWSERY, translated from the coding sequence ATGAGGATAGTTATCACCGTTTTACGAATGCTCTCGGGGCTATTATTACCATGCCTGCTCACCTCCTCGCTCCATGCTCAGGAGTATGACTGGGCACGGCTGAAGCGTTATCGTCCGACGCACCCTTACGATGAGGATATGGGGTATGTGTTGCTTGATATGCTTTCGGCTTCGGAGAGCAGTAGGTCTCCCGTCCTCCGTCGCCTGCCATCGATCGCTTTCGGACCGACGGTACGTGTCGGTTGCTCCACACTTCTGGGTCTCGATGGGGTGGCGAACCTCTTTCCGGACTTTAACGATGTCGATGGACTTTGGCTGGGATATGAGATGCAGCTCGATCACAGTCTCAGCGAGGGGCGAAAGATCATGTTCCGCACTTCACAGAACTACACCTTGAAGACTCGTCGGTGGTTCAGCGAAAACAATATCCTCATCTACCACAGCCCGAAACGTGACGGTCTGCTTGTCCTCTCCGGCGGACACACCTCTCGTGAGACCGTGCACATGGCTCCTTACGAACTCTTTACGGAACAATATGTGGGGTTGCCCGGCACCAACAGCGACATCCACCACTATCGGAAGTGGTACGTCTCGACGAGACACAAGCTCTACCTCAGTCCACACTTCAGATACTCTGCACTCCTCCAGTATGAAGATAGAAGCCCCCAAGTCTTCGGCACAGATCTCGTGCGACACCGCGCACTCACTTCCGAACTCCGACTGATCTACAACCTCAAGCGAAACCATAAAGAACGCCCCTCTTACCCTACCCCGATCGTCATGCCTGCCGGACAAGATGGCATAGAAGCTGGGCTCACCCTGCGCGCCGGGATCACACCGACAAAGACGGAGGATACGCCCTTCAGTGAGTATAAGATGTGGGAAGTAAGCCTGCGCTCGGCACAAGCCTTCAGTCCGAACCACAAGGTGGACTTCTTGATCATCGGAGGGAGCTTTTGGGATCAAGGGTGGCAGAGCGATGCGGATATGCGACACTTCCCGAGACTCAGTCTGATGGGACGGAGCAACTTGGGAGAGTCATGGCACACCCTGCCTGCCGAGTGGATGGGGACAAAACGATGGATGGCCACGGGGATCAACTACTATGCCAATCATTTTCTCCTGGGACTGTTTCTCCCCGTCGATGAGGGACTGCACCTGCGCAGCCTCCACCTCTCGGGCAACAAGGATTATATCGAAGGGGGGTATTCGGTCGGGTTCGGACGAATGGCAAGGATAGGCCTCTTCGTCGGCAGCGACCTTGTCGAGCCTCCCAACGTGGCTGTACGGATCAGCCTGCCGTTCATCTATCTCATCAGCACCTGGAGCGAACGCTACTAA
- a CDS encoding bile acid:sodium symporter family protein — protein MSSMQIYRIFKDYALLWSMVVGVFLSPWAYKLAFLLPYIMFVMLSLSYTRIAPSDVKMSKVHIALFVTQWVLGVGIYFALRSWDEILAQGLALIILTPTAVSASVITAMMGGNMGFIIASLIIGNVAMSLLAPPMLSSLYPDTGLSYLATVLQILSKVSLLLIMPIVLIWGLRFGLPKVHDRLAKYAGWTFYFWCFSLVIITSNTIRFFKEHGELTLQYGVVIALSVFVVCLLTFVIGRSIGRRMGTLPVNSGQALGQKNTVLAIWMGLTFMNPVVSVIPSFYVIWQNVVNAFQLAQYRRSVADQTNNPPKL, from the coding sequence ATGTCTTCCATGCAGATCTATCGGATATTCAAGGACTATGCACTGCTGTGGTCTATGGTCGTGGGTGTCTTCTTGTCGCCGTGGGCGTACAAGTTGGCTTTCCTCCTGCCGTACATCATGTTTGTGATGCTTTCTCTGAGTTATACGCGCATAGCACCTTCGGATGTGAAGATGTCCAAGGTGCACATAGCCCTCTTCGTGACCCAGTGGGTGCTGGGTGTCGGGATCTACTTCGCACTTAGGTCTTGGGATGAGATATTGGCACAGGGCTTGGCTCTCATCATCCTGACGCCTACGGCGGTGTCGGCTTCGGTCATCACGGCGATGATGGGCGGAAATATGGGCTTCATCATCGCTTCGCTCATCATCGGAAATGTGGCGATGAGCCTGCTTGCTCCGCCCATGCTCTCATCATTGTATCCCGACACGGGGCTGAGTTATCTCGCCACGGTGCTGCAGATACTGTCGAAGGTCTCGCTCCTGCTGATCATGCCTATTGTCCTCATCTGGGGGCTTCGGTTTGGGTTACCCAAGGTGCATGATCGGTTGGCAAAGTATGCGGGCTGGACCTTCTACTTCTGGTGCTTCTCTCTCGTGATCATCACCTCAAACACGATACGCTTCTTCAAAGAGCATGGCGAGCTCACCTTGCAGTATGGTGTGGTCATTGCTTTGAGTGTCTTTGTGGTGTGTCTCCTTACGTTTGTCATCGGGCGATCGATAGGGCGGCGGATGGGGACTCTGCCGGTCAATAGCGGACAGGCTCTGGGACAGAAGAATACCGTCCTTGCGATATGGATGGGCTTGACCTTCATGAACCCCGTGGTGTCCGTGATCCCATCTTTCTACGTGATATGGCAAAATGTGGTCAATGCCTTCCAGCTGGCACAGTACAGAAGATCGGTGGCAGACCAAACCAATAATCCTCCAAAACTATAA
- a CDS encoding DUF695 domain-containing protein has protein sequence MAKVSDEMLTVLLEGEHNPELMRFLLVRKELMPHLETGKYPYRIEIRWAYEGDRRGMPADAVGAEMEAFETALSPALERNKLALLAYSCTGEGLKEWVYYTRNLKAFGETLNTALSDLPQFPLSFEADEDREASMFKEVFALAMDMAQEEE, from the coding sequence ATGGCAAAGGTTAGTGACGAGATGCTGACGGTCCTCTTGGAGGGCGAGCACAATCCCGAACTCATGAGGTTTCTCCTCGTACGGAAAGAACTCATGCCCCACCTCGAAACGGGAAAGTATCCTTATCGGATAGAGATACGTTGGGCTTATGAGGGCGATCGCAGGGGGATGCCCGCAGATGCGGTGGGAGCGGAGATGGAGGCCTTCGAGACTGCACTTTCGCCTGCACTGGAGCGTAACAAGTTGGCACTCCTGGCTTATTCGTGCACGGGAGAAGGGCTCAAGGAGTGGGTCTACTACACACGCAATCTGAAGGCTTTTGGAGAGACACTCAACACGGCTCTGTCGGACCTGCCACAGTTCCCTCTCTCATTCGAAGCGGATGAGGATCGTGAGGCTTCCATGTTCAAGGAGGTCTTCGCTCTTGCCATGGATATGGCACAAGAGGAGGAGTGA
- a CDS encoding MATE family efflux transporter, with the protein MTGREYYTHTKEILRVGLPIMLGQLGIILVGFIDNIMVGHHSTMELGAASFVNNFMNLAFIFGLGFSYGLTPLISAAFAGRSDRDRLHLLLSNSLFANGLVGILLTVIMAIIGFNLHWLGQPVELTEHILPYYGIQAGSIIIVMLFNAYKQYADGTDRATTAMKVMLLSNVINVLLNYLLIFGKFGCPELGLIGAGLATLTARIFCLVAMMWLLARRQADVEKYRPLNSGLVRYNKQAFMHLFKLGTPVALQMGVEAASFSLAVIMVGWLGSIALAAHQIIAVISTLGFMFFYGLSSAVTIRMSRYYEVGDVPKMRATVTTGLTLQLLMAISFVILLLLTRHIIGRIFTRDEELVSIVATLCIPVMVYQFGDVLQILFANALRGLRDVTFTAVSAIICHVPLALGLVYLFAFPLRLGLLGVWMAFPVSLTTLGILLYLRYRHVMRKLENSMAKA; encoded by the coding sequence ATGACAGGGCGAGAATACTACACACATACAAAAGAGATCCTGCGGGTCGGTCTGCCGATCATGTTGGGTCAGCTCGGGATCATCCTCGTAGGCTTCATCGACAACATCATGGTCGGTCATCACAGTACGATGGAGCTCGGCGCGGCATCTTTTGTCAATAATTTCATGAACCTTGCCTTCATCTTCGGACTCGGTTTTTCCTATGGTCTCACACCACTCATCTCTGCAGCCTTTGCAGGACGGAGCGACAGAGACCGACTGCACCTTCTCCTTTCCAACAGTCTCTTTGCCAACGGTCTTGTGGGCATTCTTCTCACGGTCATCATGGCGATCATAGGCTTCAATCTCCATTGGCTCGGTCAGCCGGTCGAACTTACCGAACACATCCTCCCCTACTACGGCATACAAGCCGGATCGATCATCATAGTGATGCTCTTCAACGCCTACAAGCAGTATGCCGACGGCACGGACAGAGCCACGACAGCGATGAAGGTGATGCTCCTCTCGAATGTGATCAATGTCCTACTGAACTATCTCCTCATCTTCGGGAAGTTTGGTTGTCCCGAGCTCGGGCTCATCGGCGCAGGCCTTGCCACACTCACGGCACGCATCTTCTGCCTTGTGGCGATGATGTGGCTTCTTGCTCGCAGGCAAGCAGATGTTGAGAAGTATAGGCCACTCAACTCAGGGCTTGTGAGATACAACAAGCAAGCCTTCATGCACCTCTTCAAGCTGGGCACACCTGTTGCTCTGCAGATGGGAGTAGAAGCCGCTTCGTTCAGCCTTGCGGTCATCATGGTCGGCTGGCTCGGATCCATCGCACTTGCAGCGCATCAGATCATTGCCGTCATCTCGACCCTCGGATTCATGTTTTTCTATGGACTCTCCTCTGCTGTGACAATAAGGATGAGCCGCTATTACGAAGTCGGCGATGTCCCCAAGATGCGAGCAACAGTCACCACAGGGCTCACCCTCCAGCTCCTCATGGCCATCAGCTTTGTCATCCTCCTCCTTCTCACACGACACATCATCGGGCGCATCTTCACACGGGACGAAGAACTTGTCTCCATCGTCGCGACCCTCTGCATCCCCGTGATGGTGTATCAGTTTGGCGATGTCCTTCAGATCCTCTTTGCCAATGCCCTACGAGGACTACGAGATGTCACCTTTACGGCAGTCAGTGCGATCATCTGTCACGTACCTCTCGCCTTGGGTCTCGTGTATCTCTTCGCCTTTCCTCTCCGACTCGGACTTCTCGGCGTATGGATGGCTTTCCCCGTCAGTCTGACGACGCTCGGTATATTGCTGTATCTACGCTACCGCCACGTCATGCGCAAGCTCGAAAACTCCATGGCAAAGGCCTGA